Proteins from a genomic interval of Mycobacterium conspicuum:
- a CDS encoding FHA domain-containing protein — MTPPAPPALTVRYDGSERTFAAGHDVVVGRDLRADMRITHPLISRAHLLLRFDQGRWLAIDNGSLNGTFVNGRRVPVVDIQDGQSINIGNPDGPALRFEVGRHRGMAGRPPQTASMPIAGSATAWSQSGPPGPPAPPARPPTWAGPPPPRPHAGPPGGPPPAPAGRAPAPPPANFPPHPQLSGVGQVGSAHAPQTQMAPSSSTAKPGETSVSNLATKMFQALLPSRSGAMRKPTGSTTIGRATDNDIVIQDVLASRHHAFLTQTPLGTEIRDAHSVNGTFVNGVRVGSAVLSEGDVVTIGNVDLVFTRDTLVRRTEAATRSGGLEVNSVCFTVERGKQLLDHISLTARPGTLTAIIGGSGAGKTTLSRLIAGYTTPSSGSVTFEGHNIHTEYASMRSRIGMVPQDDVVHRQLTVNQALGYAAELRLPPDTSKADRDQIVAQVLEELELTKHADTRVDKLSGGQRKRASVALELLTGPSLLILDEPTTGLDPALDRQVMMMLRQLADAGRVVLIVTHSVSYLDVCDQLLLVAPGGKTAFLGPPNQIGAAMGTTNWADIFANVGADPDEANRRFLAENKPPVSAPSQSSPGDLGEPVHTDVLRQFSTVARRQIRLVISDRGYTVFLALLPFLIGILTLTVRGNSGYGMSDPLGNNPAQPDQILVMLNVGAVFMGTALTIRDLIGERPIFRREQAVGLSTAAYMGAKIVVFSVFAIVQAAIATAISIIGWGKPLSGAVLLGNVDFELFVDVAATCVGAALLGMALSSLAQSQDQIMPMLVVSIMSQLVFSGGMIWVTNRLVLDQLSWVTPARWGFAASASTIDTHRLIPGPTDPKDQHWDHKASAWLFDMAMLGVLCIFYSAIVWWRIRLKRRR, encoded by the coding sequence ATGACTCCGCCAGCCCCACCGGCGCTGACCGTTCGGTATGACGGGTCGGAACGCACATTCGCGGCAGGCCACGACGTCGTGGTCGGACGCGACCTTCGGGCCGACATGCGCATCACCCACCCGTTGATTTCGCGCGCCCACCTGCTGCTGCGCTTCGATCAGGGCCGGTGGCTGGCGATCGACAACGGCTCGCTCAACGGGACCTTCGTCAACGGCCGGCGGGTGCCGGTCGTCGACATCCAGGACGGCCAGAGCATCAACATCGGCAATCCCGACGGGCCGGCGCTGCGGTTCGAGGTCGGACGGCACCGAGGGATGGCCGGGCGCCCGCCCCAAACCGCGTCGATGCCGATTGCCGGATCCGCGACCGCGTGGTCGCAATCGGGTCCACCGGGGCCGCCCGCGCCGCCCGCACGTCCCCCGACGTGGGCCGGGCCGCCGCCGCCGCGGCCCCACGCCGGCCCGCCCGGCGGGCCCCCGCCCGCGCCAGCCGGGCGAGCACCCGCCCCGCCGCCGGCCAATTTCCCGCCGCACCCGCAGCTGTCGGGGGTGGGCCAGGTGGGCTCGGCCCATGCCCCCCAGACCCAGATGGCGCCCAGCAGCAGCACGGCCAAGCCGGGCGAGACGTCGGTGTCCAACCTGGCCACCAAGATGTTTCAGGCGCTGCTGCCGTCCCGCTCCGGGGCGATGCGCAAGCCGACCGGCTCGACCACCATCGGCCGGGCCACCGACAACGACATCGTCATCCAGGACGTCCTGGCGTCGCGGCATCACGCGTTCTTGACCCAGACCCCGCTGGGCACCGAAATCCGCGACGCCCACAGCGTCAACGGCACCTTCGTCAACGGCGTGCGGGTCGGGTCCGCGGTGCTCTCCGAGGGCGACGTGGTCACAATCGGCAACGTCGACCTGGTCTTCACCCGCGACACCCTGGTGCGGCGCACCGAGGCGGCGACCCGCTCCGGCGGCCTGGAGGTCAACTCGGTCTGCTTCACCGTCGAGCGCGGAAAGCAACTGCTGGACCACATTTCGTTGACCGCGCGGCCGGGCACGCTGACCGCGATCATCGGCGGGTCCGGCGCCGGCAAGACCACGCTGTCGCGGCTCATCGCCGGCTACACCACCCCCAGTTCCGGCTCGGTCACGTTCGAGGGCCACAACATCCACACCGAGTACGCATCCATGCGAAGCCGGATCGGGATGGTCCCGCAGGACGACGTCGTGCACCGCCAGCTGACCGTCAACCAGGCGCTCGGCTACGCCGCCGAACTGCGGCTGCCGCCCGACACCAGCAAGGCCGACCGCGACCAGATCGTCGCGCAGGTCCTCGAGGAACTCGAGCTGACCAAGCACGCCGACACCCGGGTCGACAAGCTGTCCGGCGGGCAACGCAAACGCGCCTCGGTGGCCCTGGAGCTGCTCACCGGGCCGTCGCTGCTGATCCTGGACGAGCCGACCACCGGCCTGGACCCGGCGCTGGACCGGCAGGTGATGATGATGCTGCGCCAGCTGGCCGACGCCGGCCGCGTGGTGCTGATCGTCACGCACTCGGTGTCCTACCTCGATGTTTGCGACCAGCTGCTGCTGGTGGCGCCCGGCGGCAAGACGGCGTTCCTGGGTCCGCCCAACCAGATCGGCGCGGCCATGGGGACCACCAACTGGGCCGACATCTTCGCCAACGTGGGCGCCGACCCCGACGAGGCCAACCGCCGCTTTCTGGCCGAAAACAAGCCCCCGGTGTCGGCGCCGTCGCAATCCAGTCCGGGCGACCTCGGCGAGCCGGTGCACACCGACGTCCTGCGCCAGTTCTCCACGGTCGCGCGCCGCCAGATCCGGCTGGTGATCTCCGACCGGGGCTACACGGTGTTCCTGGCGCTGCTGCCGTTTCTCATCGGCATCCTGACGCTGACCGTGCGCGGCAACAGCGGGTACGGCATGAGCGATCCGCTGGGCAACAATCCCGCCCAGCCGGACCAGATCCTGGTGATGCTCAACGTCGGCGCGGTGTTCATGGGTACCGCGTTGACGATCCGCGACCTGATCGGCGAGCGTCCCATCTTCCGCCGCGAGCAGGCCGTCGGACTGTCGACGGCGGCCTACATGGGCGCCAAGATCGTGGTGTTCTCGGTGTTCGCGATCGTGCAGGCGGCGATCGCGACGGCCATTTCGATAATCGGTTGGGGCAAGCCACTTTCGGGCGCGGTGCTGCTCGGCAACGTCGACTTCGAGCTGTTCGTCGACGTCGCCGCGACCTGTGTCGGCGCCGCGCTGCTCGGCATGGCGTTGTCGTCGCTGGCGCAGTCGCAGGACCAGATCATGCCGATGCTGGTGGTGTCGATCATGTCCCAGCTGGTGTTCTCCGGCGGCATGATCTGGGTGACCAACCGGCTGGTGCTCGACCAGTTGTCCTGGGTCACGCCCGCCCGCTGGGGCTTTGCCGCGTCGGCGTCGACGATCGACACCCACCGGCTGATTCCGGGTCCCACCGATCCGAAGGACCAGCACTGGGACCACAAGGCCAGCGCATGGCTGTTCGACATGGCGATGCTGGGGGTGTTGTGCATTTTCTACAGCGCGATCGTGTGGTGGAGGATCCGGCTCAAGCGCCGGCGCTGA
- a CDS encoding GTP-binding protein produces MALRHSDPRAKATPTASTKIIIAGGFGAGKTTFVGAVSEIMPLRTEAMVTDASVGVDMLEATPHKQTTTVAMDFGRITLADDLALYLFGTPGQRRFWFMWDDLVRGAIGAIVLVDCRRLQDSFPAVDFFENRKLPFLIAVNEFDGAPRYPMREVRQALTLPPHIPIVSVDARDRRSATDALIAVSEYAMHCLTSSQ; encoded by the coding sequence GTGGCCTTAAGGCACTCTGACCCGCGCGCCAAAGCGACCCCGACCGCGTCGACGAAGATCATCATCGCGGGCGGGTTCGGTGCGGGCAAGACCACGTTCGTCGGTGCGGTGTCGGAGATCATGCCGCTGCGCACCGAGGCGATGGTCACCGACGCCTCGGTCGGCGTCGACATGCTCGAGGCCACGCCGCACAAGCAAACCACCACGGTGGCAATGGATTTCGGCCGGATCACCCTGGCCGACGACCTGGCGCTCTACCTGTTCGGCACCCCGGGCCAGCGCCGGTTCTGGTTCATGTGGGACGACCTGGTGCGCGGGGCCATCGGCGCGATCGTGCTGGTCGACTGCCGTCGCCTGCAGGACAGCTTCCCGGCCGTGGACTTCTTCGAGAACCGCAAGCTGCCGTTCTTGATCGCCGTCAACGAATTCGACGGTGCGCCAAGGTATCCCATGCGCGAGGTGCGTCAGGCGCTGACGCTGCCCCCGCACATTCCGATCGTCAGCGTCGATGCCAGGGACCGCCGGTCGGCGACCGACGCGCTGATCGCGGTGAGCGAATACGCGATGCACTGCCTGACGTCCAGCCAATAG
- a CDS encoding bifunctional methylenetetrahydrofolate dehydrogenase/methenyltetrahydrofolate cyclohydrolase, with translation MGAQTLDGKATRDEIFVDLTQRVAALTESGRTPGLGTILVGDDPGSQAYVRGKHADCAKVGITSLRRDLPADISTAKLNETIDELNANPECTGYIVQLPLPKHLDENAALQRVDPDKDADGLHPTNLGRLVLNEPAPLPCTPRGIVHLLRRYGVEIAGAHVVVIGRGVTVGRPLGLLLTRRSENATVTLCHTGTRDLAALTRQADIIVAGVGVPHLLTADMVRPGAAVVDVGVSRVDGKLTGDVHPDVWEVAGYVSPNPGGVGPLTRAFLLTNVVERAEQQ, from the coding sequence GTGGGCGCACAGACACTGGACGGCAAGGCCACCCGCGACGAAATCTTCGTCGACCTGACGCAACGCGTGGCCGCCCTGACCGAGTCGGGCCGCACGCCGGGGCTGGGCACCATCCTGGTCGGCGACGACCCCGGTTCGCAGGCGTACGTGCGGGGCAAGCACGCCGACTGCGCGAAGGTGGGGATCACCTCGCTGCGCCGCGACCTGCCGGCCGACATCTCCACGGCCAAGCTCAACGAGACCATCGACGAGCTCAACGCCAACCCCGAATGCACCGGCTACATCGTGCAGTTGCCGCTGCCCAAGCATCTCGACGAGAACGCAGCGCTGCAGCGCGTCGACCCGGACAAGGACGCCGACGGGTTGCACCCGACCAACCTGGGCCGGCTGGTGCTCAACGAGCCGGCGCCGCTGCCGTGCACCCCGCGCGGCATCGTGCACCTGCTGCGGCGCTACGGCGTCGAGATCGCCGGCGCGCACGTGGTGGTCATCGGACGCGGGGTGACGGTGGGTCGCCCGTTGGGCCTGCTGCTGACGCGGCGCTCGGAAAACGCCACGGTTACGTTGTGCCACACCGGAACTCGTGACCTGGCCGCGCTGACCAGGCAGGCGGACATCATCGTGGCCGGGGTGGGGGTGCCGCACCTGCTGACCGCCGACATGGTGCGTCCCGGCGCCGCGGTCGTCGACGTGGGGGTAAGCCGGGTGGACGGCAAGCTCACCGGCGACGTGCACCCGGATGTGTGGGAGGTGGCCGGGTACGTGTCGCCGAATCCCGGCGGCGTCGGCCCGCTGACCCGGGCGTTCCTGCTGACCAACGTCGTAGAGCGGGCCGAACAGCAATGA
- a CDS encoding class I SAM-dependent methyltransferase has protein sequence MVTRRWNESDEAKASYVRDLFSALAKRYNVMTDLWTLGLHRLWKRQAMAQLALKPGEHVLDVATGTGDLALAEAAAVGPEGQVVGVDSCVPMLEVARRREHGGAGFQVDFQEGDAMRLHFPDATFDVVTIGFGLRNVADRGQALREFRRVLRPGGRLMVLDFSTPTSKGLKALHNFLYFGVMPKVGRAVAWHRDAHHYTADSIRTWLTRDQLKAAMTEAGFVDAHYVSLSTGFATIHFGSRAAS, from the coding sequence ATGGTCACACGGCGATGGAACGAGTCGGACGAGGCCAAAGCCAGCTACGTCAGGGACCTGTTCTCGGCCCTGGCGAAGCGCTACAACGTGATGACCGATTTGTGGACGCTCGGGCTGCACCGCCTGTGGAAGCGCCAGGCCATGGCGCAACTCGCCCTGAAGCCCGGCGAACACGTTTTGGACGTCGCCACCGGGACGGGTGACCTGGCGTTGGCGGAGGCCGCGGCCGTCGGGCCGGAGGGCCAGGTCGTGGGCGTCGACTCCTGCGTGCCGATGCTCGAAGTCGCCCGGCGACGCGAGCATGGCGGCGCCGGCTTCCAGGTCGATTTCCAAGAGGGCGACGCGATGCGCCTGCACTTCCCGGATGCGACGTTCGACGTCGTCACGATCGGCTTCGGGCTGCGCAACGTCGCCGACCGCGGCCAGGCGCTGCGCGAGTTCCGCCGCGTGCTGCGGCCGGGAGGGCGGTTGATGGTGCTCGACTTCAGCACCCCGACCTCCAAGGGGCTCAAAGCCCTGCACAATTTCCTCTACTTCGGGGTGATGCCGAAGGTGGGCCGGGCCGTGGCCTGGCATCGCGACGCCCACCACTACACCGCCGACTCGATCCGCACCTGGTTGACGCGCGACCAGTTGAAGGCGGCGATGACGGAGGCGGGATTCGTTGATGCCCACTACGTCTCGCTGAGCACCGGGTTCGCCACGATCCATTTCGGTTCGCGCGCGGCCAGTTAA
- a CDS encoding DUF3017 domain-containing protein, producing MSGRAAAARVQAQWPIVVVGLIFATALALVGANFWRRGSLLIGVGVAVAAMLRLVLSEERAGLLVVRSKGVDFLTTSTVAAAMVYIAWTIDPLGTG from the coding sequence ATGAGCGGGCGGGCCGCCGCGGCCCGGGTTCAGGCCCAATGGCCGATCGTGGTGGTCGGCCTGATCTTCGCGACCGCGCTGGCCCTGGTGGGCGCCAACTTCTGGCGTCGCGGCTCGTTGCTGATCGGTGTCGGCGTCGCGGTGGCGGCGATGCTGCGGCTGGTGTTGTCCGAGGAGCGCGCCGGCCTGTTGGTGGTGCGCAGCAAGGGCGTCGACTTCTTGACGACCAGCACCGTTGCGGCGGCGATGGTTTACATCGCCTGGACCATCGACCCGTTGGGGACCGGCTAG
- a CDS encoding FAD-dependent oxidoreductase, with translation MTTFSRQTFLRGAVAALAGSGAWGAVRAAADPAGGWAGLASTIGGRVLLPSDGSAFTAGKRVFNSRYDGSSPAAVVVVTSQQDVQKAVAFAAANNLKIAPRGGGHSYIGASTAPGSMVLDLRGLPGGVSFDAASGHVTVPAATGLYAIHQALAKAGRAIPAGSCPTVGIAGLTLGGGLGADVRHAGLSCDALQSATVVLPSGEVVTASANDHPDLFWALRGGGGGNFGVTTSMTFATFPTADSDVVRITFAPSAAAQVLAGWQSWLSAADRNTWGLADLSVSADQSDCHILATCPAGSGPAVAEAIKAAVGLAPSAIENKKFSRMDLVMYLAGGSPTSAPRGFVAGSDVIGTLNSAAAQAIVAAMGKWQSGAGGASVIVDALGGAVGDVESAATAFPWRTQSAVAQWYVETSGPTSTATEWVSAAHQAVQPYSVGGYVNYLEPGTPAARYFGPNLSRLTSVRQKYDPNKVMFSGLDF, from the coding sequence ATGACCACCTTTTCGCGCCAGACGTTTCTTCGCGGTGCCGTCGCGGCGTTGGCGGGTTCGGGCGCGTGGGGCGCCGTGCGCGCGGCGGCGGACCCGGCCGGCGGGTGGGCCGGCTTGGCGTCCACGATCGGGGGCCGCGTCCTGTTGCCCTCCGACGGGTCGGCCTTCACCGCGGGCAAACGGGTCTTCAACTCCCGCTACGACGGCTCGTCGCCGGCGGCCGTCGTCGTCGTGACCTCGCAGCAGGACGTGCAGAAGGCGGTCGCGTTCGCGGCGGCCAACAACCTCAAAATCGCCCCGCGCGGCGGCGGGCACTCCTACATCGGCGCCTCGACCGCGCCCGGATCCATGGTGCTCGACCTGCGCGGGCTGCCCGGCGGGGTGAGCTTCGACGCAGCCAGCGGGCACGTCACCGTGCCGGCGGCGACCGGGCTGTATGCCATCCATCAGGCGTTGGCCAAAGCCGGCCGGGCGATTCCCGCCGGCAGCTGCCCGACCGTGGGCATCGCGGGCTTGACGCTCGGCGGCGGGCTGGGCGCCGACGTCCGCCACGCGGGGCTCTCCTGCGACGCGCTGCAGTCGGCGACCGTGGTGCTGCCCAGCGGCGAGGTGGTCACCGCGTCGGCCAACGACCACCCCGATCTGTTCTGGGCGCTGCGCGGCGGCGGGGGCGGCAACTTTGGCGTGACGACGTCGATGACGTTCGCCACCTTCCCGACCGCCGACAGCGACGTCGTCCGTATCACGTTCGCCCCGTCGGCGGCGGCCCAGGTGCTGGCCGGCTGGCAGTCGTGGCTGAGCGCGGCCGACCGGAACACCTGGGGTCTGGCCGATCTCTCGGTCAGCGCGGACCAAAGCGACTGCCACATCCTGGCGACCTGTCCGGCGGGCTCCGGCCCAGCCGTCGCCGAGGCGATCAAGGCGGCAGTTGGCTTGGCGCCCAGCGCAATTGAGAACAAGAAGTTCAGCCGCATGGATCTGGTGATGTATCTGGCCGGGGGCAGCCCGACGAGTGCACCGCGCGGCTTCGTGGCCGGCTCCGATGTCATCGGCACACTGAATTCCGCTGCGGCCCAAGCCATTGTGGCCGCGATGGGCAAATGGCAGTCGGGGGCGGGAGGCGCGTCGGTGATCGTCGACGCGCTGGGCGGCGCCGTCGGCGACGTGGAATCCGCGGCGACGGCCTTTCCGTGGCGCACGCAGTCCGCCGTCGCGCAGTGGTACGTCGAGACGTCCGGTCCAACCTCGACCGCCACCGAGTGGGTCAGCGCCGCACACCAAGCGGTGCAACCGTATTCGGTCGGCGGCTACGTCAATTACCTGGAGCCCGGCACCCCGGCGGCCCGGTACTTCGGTCCGAACCTGTCGCGGTTGACGTCCGTGCGGCAGAAGTACGACCCGAACAAGGTGATGTTCTCGGGGCTGGATTTTTAA
- a CDS encoding ATP-binding cassette domain-containing protein has product MNRPAQPVLTVRAHQSEGSFAPGRDVVVGSDVRADLRVAHPLIARAHLLLRFDQGRWLAIDNNSLNGMFVGGRRMPRVDIQDGQTINIGKPEGPQLTFAVGHHTGTVGRLPPVPAAESTARIRRSFRQGPVPQVPDTERTAAIPVIPATGDSVSAFQTRKLNVGGPRARLRAPAGAARIGRATDNDIVIADVLASRHHAYLAPRTSGPLGTEIRDSNSINGTFVNGVRVQSAVLTEGDVVTIGNVDLVFSGGELVRRAEAATRTGGLEVRDVGFSVGDKTLLQNITLTARPGTVTAIIGGSGAGKTTLSRLIAGYASPSSGSVTFEGHDIHTQYASLRTRIGMVPQDDVVHRQLTVTQALGYAAELRLPPDTNRADRERVVAQVLDELGLTEHADTRVDQLSGGQRKRASVALELLTGPSLLILDEPTSGLDPALDLQVMTMLRQLADAGRVVLVVTHSLTYLDICDQVLLMAPGGKTAFLGPPGQIGEAMGTTNWAHIFAKVGADPDEANRRFLARNRPGSSGPARAESRPADLGAPARTSRSRQFSTIARRQVRLVVADRAYFVFLALLPFIMGGLALTVPGNTGFGVGAPNSATPDEAAQILTLLSIAAVFMGTALTIRDLIGERPIFRREQAVGLSTGAYLSAKIMVLCVFASLQAAITTVIVVLGKGAPTESVVLVGNPTFELFVTVAATCVASAVLGLLLSSIARTSEQIMPLLVVSLMLQLVLAGGLIPVTGRIFLDQLSWAVPSRWGYAASASTVDLRALVPGALLPQDSHWAHTTGAWLVDMAMLCALTVAYAVIVRWRLRLKR; this is encoded by the coding sequence ATGAACCGACCCGCCCAACCGGTGCTGACGGTTCGCGCGCACCAGTCCGAGGGCAGTTTCGCGCCGGGCCGCGACGTGGTCGTCGGCAGCGACGTGCGCGCCGACCTGCGGGTGGCGCACCCGCTGATTGCGCGCGCCCACCTGCTGCTGCGCTTCGATCAGGGCCGGTGGTTGGCGATCGACAACAACTCGCTGAACGGGATGTTCGTCGGCGGCCGGCGGATGCCGAGGGTCGACATCCAGGACGGCCAGACCATCAACATCGGCAAGCCCGAAGGGCCGCAGCTGACCTTCGCGGTCGGACACCACACCGGGACGGTCGGCCGGCTGCCGCCGGTTCCGGCCGCCGAATCCACCGCACGCATCCGCCGCAGCTTCCGTCAGGGCCCTGTGCCCCAGGTGCCCGACACGGAGCGCACCGCCGCCATCCCGGTCATACCCGCCACGGGGGACTCGGTGTCAGCGTTTCAGACCCGGAAGCTGAATGTCGGCGGGCCGCGGGCGCGACTGCGGGCACCGGCGGGCGCGGCGCGGATCGGCCGGGCGACCGACAACGACATCGTCATCGCCGACGTGCTGGCCTCGCGCCATCACGCGTATCTGGCGCCTCGCACATCCGGGCCGCTGGGCACCGAGATCCGCGACTCCAACAGCATCAACGGCACATTCGTCAACGGGGTACGGGTGCAATCGGCCGTGCTGACCGAGGGCGACGTGGTCACGATCGGCAACGTCGACCTGGTGTTCAGCGGCGGCGAACTGGTTCGCCGCGCCGAGGCGGCGACGCGTACCGGCGGCTTGGAGGTGCGCGACGTCGGCTTCAGCGTCGGCGACAAGACGCTGCTGCAAAACATCACGCTGACCGCGCGGCCCGGCACGGTGACCGCCATCATCGGCGGGTCCGGCGCCGGCAAGACCACGCTGTCGCGGCTGATCGCCGGATACGCCAGCCCCAGCTCCGGCTCGGTGACCTTCGAGGGCCACGACATCCACACCCAGTACGCGTCGCTGCGCACCAGGATCGGGATGGTTCCCCAGGACGACGTGGTGCATCGCCAGCTGACCGTCACCCAGGCGCTGGGCTACGCGGCCGAGCTGCGGCTGCCCCCCGACACCAACCGAGCCGATCGGGAACGCGTCGTGGCCCAGGTGCTCGACGAGCTGGGGCTGACCGAACACGCCGACACCCGCGTCGATCAGCTCTCCGGCGGCCAGCGCAAGCGGGCCTCGGTCGCCCTCGAACTGCTCACCGGCCCGTCGCTGCTGATCCTCGACGAGCCCACCTCGGGGCTGGACCCGGCGCTGGACCTGCAGGTCATGACGATGCTGCGGCAGCTGGCCGACGCCGGTCGGGTGGTGTTGGTGGTGACGCACTCGCTGACCTACCTGGATATCTGCGATCAGGTGCTGCTGATGGCGCCCGGTGGCAAGACGGCGTTTCTGGGCCCGCCCGGCCAGATCGGCGAGGCGATGGGCACCACCAACTGGGCGCACATCTTCGCCAAGGTGGGCGCCGACCCCGACGAAGCCAACCGCCGCTTTCTGGCCCGCAACCGGCCCGGATCGTCGGGACCGGCTCGCGCCGAATCCAGACCCGCCGACCTCGGCGCCCCGGCGCGCACCAGCAGGAGCCGCCAGTTCTCCACGATCGCGCGGCGCCAGGTCCGACTGGTCGTCGCCGATCGCGCCTACTTCGTTTTCCTGGCGTTGTTGCCGTTCATCATGGGCGGCCTGGCGCTGACGGTTCCCGGCAACACCGGGTTCGGGGTCGGCGCGCCGAACAGTGCCACGCCCGACGAGGCGGCGCAGATCTTGACGCTGCTGTCGATCGCCGCGGTGTTCATGGGCACCGCGCTGACGATCCGCGACCTGATCGGCGAGCGCCCGATCTTCCGGCGCGAACAGGCGGTCGGCCTGTCCACCGGGGCCTACCTGAGCGCCAAGATCATGGTGCTGTGCGTGTTCGCCAGCCTGCAGGCGGCGATCACCACCGTCATCGTGGTCCTCGGCAAGGGCGCGCCCACCGAAAGCGTTGTGCTGGTGGGTAATCCGACCTTCGAGCTGTTCGTCACCGTTGCCGCGACGTGCGTGGCCTCGGCGGTCCTCGGGTTGCTGCTGTCATCGATCGCGCGCACCAGCGAGCAGATCATGCCGCTGCTGGTGGTCTCGCTGATGCTGCAGCTGGTGCTCGCCGGCGGCCTGATCCCGGTGACCGGACGGATCTTCCTCGACCAGCTGTCCTGGGCGGTGCCGTCGCGGTGGGGCTACGCGGCGTCGGCGTCCACGGTGGACCTGCGGGCGCTGGTGCCCGGTGCGCTGCTCCCCCAGGACAGCCACTGGGCGCACACGACGGGCGCGTGGCTGGTCGACATGGCGATGCTGTGCGCGCTGACGGTGGCCTATGCCGTCATCGTGCGGTGGCGCCTGCGGCTCAAGCGCTGA
- a CDS encoding NADH:flavin oxidoreductase, producing the protein MSAAPDVFSEAKLGPITLRNRIIKSATFEARTPGALVSDDLIEYHRLPAAGGVGMTTVAYCAVSPGGRTEGNGIWMRPEAVPGFRRLTDAIHAEGAAVSAQIGHAGPVANARSNKATALAPVRFFNPIGMRFAKKATRQDIDDVIAGHANAVRLAIEAGFDAVEIHLGHNYLASAFLSPLINRRDDEFGGSLQNRAKVARAMVMAVRRAVEKEGTPIAVTAKLNMADGVRGGISTEESLTTAKWLEEDGGLDAIELTAGSSLVNPMYLFRGDAPLKEFSGAFKPPLRWGMRMTGTKFLREYPYQEAYLLRDAKLFRAELKMPLILLGGITNRETMDLAMAEGFEFVAMARALLAEPDLINRIKADGAQVRSACTHCNRCMPTIYSRTTCVVTGAPDTAAP; encoded by the coding sequence ATGTCTGCAGCCCCGGACGTGTTCAGCGAGGCCAAGCTCGGCCCGATCACCTTGCGCAACCGCATCATCAAGTCGGCGACCTTCGAGGCGCGCACGCCCGGCGCGCTGGTCAGCGATGACCTGATCGAATATCACCGGCTGCCCGCCGCCGGCGGCGTCGGCATGACGACCGTCGCCTACTGCGCCGTGTCGCCGGGCGGCCGCACCGAAGGCAACGGGATCTGGATGCGACCGGAGGCGGTGCCCGGGTTCCGCCGGCTCACCGACGCGATCCACGCCGAGGGGGCGGCCGTCAGCGCGCAGATCGGCCACGCCGGCCCGGTCGCCAACGCGCGATCCAACAAGGCCACCGCGCTGGCGCCGGTCCGGTTCTTCAATCCGATCGGCATGCGGTTCGCCAAGAAGGCGACCCGGCAGGACATCGACGACGTGATCGCCGGGCACGCCAACGCCGTCCGCCTGGCCATCGAAGCCGGCTTTGACGCCGTCGAAATCCATTTGGGCCACAACTATTTGGCGAGCGCGTTCCTCAGCCCGCTGATCAACCGCCGCGACGACGAGTTCGGCGGATCGCTGCAGAACCGGGCCAAAGTCGCCCGCGCCATGGTCATGGCGGTGCGCCGCGCCGTCGAGAAGGAGGGGACGCCGATCGCGGTAACCGCCAAGCTGAACATGGCCGACGGGGTGCGCGGCGGGATCAGCACCGAAGAGTCCCTGACGACGGCCAAATGGCTGGAGGAAGACGGCGGCCTGGACGCGATCGAGCTCACCGCGGGCAGCTCGCTGGTCAACCCCATGTACCTATTCCGCGGCGACGCGCCGCTGAAGGAATTCTCCGGCGCGTTCAAGCCCCCGCTGCGCTGGGGCATGCGGATGACGGGCACGAAGTTCCTGCGCGAGTACCCCTACCAAGAGGCGTACCTGCTGCGCGACGCCAAGCTGTTCCGGGCCGAACTCAAGATGCCGCTGATCCTGCTCGGCGGCATCACCAACCGGGAGACCATGGACCTGGCCATGGCGGAGGGATTCGAGTTCGTCGCGATGGCCCGCGCGCTGCTGGCGGAGCCCGACCTGATCAACCGGATCAAGGCTGACGGCGCGCAGGTGCGGTCGGCGTGCACGCACTGCAATCGGTGCATGCCAACCATCTACAGCCGGACCACGTGTGTGGTGACCGGCGCGCCGGACACAGCTGCCCCATAG
- a CDS encoding DUF732 domain-containing protein, giving the protein MKALAATHRWIWLFRHQPLTIRLLAATAALLTVAAAFAAPAEANQVDDDFVAALNKAGVHYGDPANAVALGQSVCPMLAKPGAKFAEAVAKVEGGGISAGMAGMFAQIAIQMYCPQMMAQVAHGEIPSMPGMPGMPGVPGVPGMPGI; this is encoded by the coding sequence ATGAAAGCACTCGCAGCGACGCACCGGTGGATCTGGCTTTTCCGGCATCAACCGCTGACCATTCGCCTGCTGGCCGCGACGGCCGCACTGCTCACGGTGGCCGCGGCGTTCGCGGCGCCGGCCGAGGCGAACCAGGTCGACGACGACTTCGTCGCCGCCCTGAACAAAGCCGGCGTGCACTACGGCGATCCGGCCAACGCCGTCGCGTTGGGCCAATCCGTGTGCCCGATGCTGGCCAAACCCGGCGCGAAGTTCGCCGAGGCGGTGGCAAAGGTGGAGGGTGGCGGCATCTCGGCGGGAATGGCCGGCATGTTCGCGCAGATCGCGATCCAGATGTACTGCCCCCAGATGATGGCGCAAGTCGCCCACGGCGAGATCCCCTCGATGCCGGGCATGCCGGGCATGCCGGGCGTGCCGGGCGTGCCGGGCATGCCGGGGATCTAG